From Demequina lutea, a single genomic window includes:
- a CDS encoding TrmH family RNA methyltransferase: protein MSTPNGPGADADARESDTEPGHGVGSWEGEWPEDPRLDPDLLREGDRRNVVDRYRYWRHDAIVADLDTLRHPFHVAIENWQHDFNIGSVVRTANAFAAREVHIVGNKRWNRRGAMVTDRYQHVRHHPTVEEFVAWAHGEGLPVIGIDNLQGSVPLETYQLPTACVLVFGQESIGLTDAVREAADATLAIAQYGSTRSINAGAAAAIAMHAWVRQHGDLEVGHGG from the coding sequence TTGAGCACGCCAAACGGCCCAGGCGCGGACGCGGACGCGCGGGAGTCCGACACGGAACCGGGTCACGGCGTCGGCTCGTGGGAGGGCGAGTGGCCCGAGGACCCGCGGCTCGACCCCGACCTGCTGCGCGAGGGAGACAGGCGCAACGTCGTCGACCGCTACCGCTATTGGCGCCACGACGCGATAGTCGCGGACCTCGACACTCTGAGGCACCCGTTCCACGTCGCGATCGAGAACTGGCAACACGACTTCAACATCGGCTCCGTGGTGCGCACGGCGAATGCGTTCGCGGCGCGCGAGGTGCACATCGTGGGTAATAAGCGCTGGAACAGGCGCGGCGCGATGGTGACGGACCGCTACCAGCACGTTCGCCATCACCCGACGGTCGAGGAGTTCGTCGCCTGGGCGCACGGCGAAGGCCTGCCCGTCATCGGCATCGACAACCTGCAGGGCTCGGTGCCTCTCGAGACCTACCAGCTACCCACCGCTTGCGTGCTCGTGTTCGGCCAGGAAAGCATCGGGCTCACCGACGCCGTGAGAGAGGCGGCCGATGCGACTCTCGCGATCGCGCAGTATGGCTCGACGCGGTCGATCAACGCGGGCGCGGCGGCGGCGATTGCCATGCACGCGTGGGTGCGCCAGCATGGAGACCTGGAGGTGGGTCATGGGGGGTGA
- a CDS encoding LemA family protein: MPAIIITVAVVVIVALWATAQYNGLVRLRNLVQESWKQIDVELQRRHDLIPNLVETVKGYAKHESGTFEAVTAARTAAAAPGSTVAQQAAQENVLTQALGRLFAVAEAYPDLKANIGFQQLQQELTNTEDRIAAGRRFYNANVRELNTKIEVFPTNVIAGMFHFAKAEYFEVDDQAVRATPEVKF; encoded by the coding sequence GTGCCAGCCATCATCATCACTGTGGCCGTTGTGGTTATCGTCGCGCTGTGGGCCACCGCCCAATACAACGGGCTCGTGCGGCTCCGGAACCTGGTTCAGGAATCGTGGAAGCAGATCGACGTCGAACTGCAGCGCAGGCACGACCTCATCCCGAACCTCGTCGAGACGGTCAAGGGTTACGCGAAGCACGAGAGCGGGACCTTTGAGGCCGTTACGGCGGCTCGCACCGCCGCGGCCGCTCCCGGATCCACGGTGGCCCAGCAGGCCGCTCAGGAGAACGTGCTGACCCAGGCGCTCGGGCGACTGTTCGCCGTCGCCGAGGCCTACCCCGACCTCAAGGCGAACATCGGGTTCCAGCAGCTCCAGCAGGAGCTGACCAACACCGAGGACCGCATCGCTGCTGGGCGTCGTTTCTACAACGCGAACGTGCGTGAGCTCAACACCAAGATCGAGGTCTTCCCGACCAACGTGATCGCGGGGATGTTCCACTTTGCCAAGGCCGAGTACTTCGAGGTGGACGACCAGGCCGTGCGGGCCACGCCCGAGGTGAAGTTCTAG
- a CDS encoding DUF3137 domain-containing protein has translation MDPNSGLSSGLFYIFPTIFIVFFVVVVAVMIGAVVFGVRASRRRRESIAAIVTVNGLSYVGEDHSLVDSFVGDPFGKGQNRRARDVVAGNHAGDPFQSFAYSYETETRDANGNTTKTTHSFQVTWIPVPAPFPHVRITPDSAWLRALGSLAGHDLNTESAQFNARWRVRANDERVAHAILTGPMIGRFMHADVRDRAAIFQGERLMSFAPQASDLTEPNTVVGMLQDVAALVPPFLIDDLRGRVAGQIAAA, from the coding sequence ATGGACCCCAACTCAGGTCTCTCTTCGGGTTTGTTCTACATTTTCCCCACCATTTTCATCGTGTTCTTTGTGGTGGTCGTAGCCGTCATGATCGGCGCCGTGGTCTTTGGCGTGCGAGCCTCACGCCGCCGCCGCGAATCCATCGCGGCGATCGTGACCGTCAACGGCCTGAGCTATGTGGGCGAGGACCACTCCCTGGTCGACTCATTCGTTGGTGACCCGTTCGGCAAGGGGCAGAACCGGCGCGCGCGGGATGTGGTCGCTGGCAATCACGCGGGCGACCCGTTCCAGAGTTTCGCGTACTCCTACGAGACCGAGACGCGCGACGCGAATGGCAACACCACCAAGACGACGCACAGCTTCCAGGTGACGTGGATTCCCGTACCCGCCCCGTTCCCTCACGTGCGGATCACGCCGGATTCAGCGTGGCTTCGCGCCTTGGGTTCGCTCGCGGGGCACGATCTCAACACCGAGTCGGCCCAGTTCAATGCCAGGTGGCGCGTGCGGGCCAACGACGAGCGGGTGGCGCACGCGATCCTGACGGGGCCGATGATCGGGCGGTTCATGCACGCCGACGTGCGAGACCGCGCGGCGATCTTCCAGGGCGAACGTCTCATGTCCTTTGCACCTCAAGCGAGCGACCTCACCGAGCCGAACACGGTGGTTGGCATGCTGCAGGACGTCGCCGCGCTGGTGCCCCCGTTTCTGATTGACGATCTGAGGGGTCGCGTTGCAGGCCAAATCGCGGCCGCCTAG
- a CDS encoding exodeoxyribonuclease III, whose product MSAVATAPGYAGRAGTVVPMRIATWNVNSLRARVDRVVEFLERSHVDVLLIQETKCKPEQAPLATLEAAGYEVATHGLNQWNGVAIASRVGLADVRIGFEGQPAFGKPGQDAVVEARALGALCGGVDVWSVYVPNGRGIDDPHYAYKRTFLQALAGTAAGWASRPTVIGGDFNVAPLATDIWNEDDPEAATHVTAEVRHDLDLLAHAGYEELSRTFIPDERTYTFWDYKQLRFPRNEGLRIDFLYASRALASLATACEIDRNERKGTGASDHVPVIADFDLVVSDFS is encoded by the coding sequence ATGAGTGCTGTAGCCACGGCACCAGGCTACGCGGGCCGCGCGGGTACCGTGGTGCCCATGCGCATCGCCACGTGGAACGTGAACTCACTCCGTGCCCGAGTAGACCGCGTGGTCGAGTTCCTCGAGAGGTCTCACGTGGACGTCTTGCTGATTCAGGAAACCAAGTGCAAGCCGGAGCAGGCACCGCTCGCAACCCTTGAGGCAGCGGGCTACGAGGTCGCGACGCACGGGCTCAATCAATGGAACGGCGTGGCCATCGCGTCGCGAGTCGGCCTGGCCGATGTTCGGATCGGCTTCGAAGGCCAACCAGCCTTCGGCAAGCCGGGTCAGGACGCCGTTGTCGAGGCGCGCGCTCTCGGCGCACTGTGCGGAGGCGTCGACGTGTGGAGTGTCTACGTACCCAACGGTCGAGGAATCGACGACCCCCACTATGCATATAAGCGGACGTTCTTGCAGGCCCTCGCCGGCACGGCGGCAGGCTGGGCGAGCCGCCCCACCGTGATCGGCGGCGACTTCAATGTTGCTCCGCTCGCGACCGACATCTGGAATGAGGATGATCCCGAGGCGGCCACTCACGTCACGGCGGAGGTGAGGCACGACCTCGACCTGCTCGCCCACGCGGGCTACGAAGAGCTCAGCAGAACCTTCATCCCTGACGAACGCACATACACGTTCTGGGACTACAAGCAACTGCGGTTTCCACGAAACGAGGGGCTACGCATCGACTTCCTCTACGCCTCGCGGGCCCTCGCATCTCTCGCCACCGCATGCGAGATTGACAGGAACGAGCGCAAGGGCACAGGGGCGTCCGACCACGTTCCCGTCATCGCCGATTTCGACCTTGTCGTCAGCGATTTTTCGTAG
- the purT gene encoding formate-dependent phosphoribosylglycinamide formyltransferase has translation MTSIGTPLSPGATRALLLGSGELGKEVAIELMRLGVEVIACDRYADAPAMQVAHRAHVLDMLDADALRAVVALERPHLVIPEIEAIATEALADIEAGGVTVVPTARATRLTMNREGIRRLAAEELGLPTSPYRFVDSLADLEAAVAEVGVPCVVKPVMSSSGKGQSVVRESSDVAHAWDYAMGGARAAGTRVIVEGFVDFDYEITQLTVRHAGGTTYLDPIGHTQVDGDYRESWQPQPMSDAALAAARRIAGAVTEALGGWGVFGVELFVRGDDVLFSEVSPRPHDTGLVTLVSQDLSEFALHARAILGLPVHETPCVPAASCAVLAEGSGVPVFHGVADALAVAGTDLRLFGKPRVDGRRRVGVTLARAVGGGAMDHGAGVDAARATARASAAALTVELA, from the coding sequence ATGACCTCCATCGGCACCCCGCTCAGTCCCGGCGCTACGCGCGCCTTGTTGCTCGGCTCGGGCGAGTTGGGCAAGGAGGTGGCGATCGAGCTCATGCGCCTCGGCGTCGAGGTCATCGCTTGCGATCGGTACGCCGATGCTCCCGCGATGCAGGTCGCGCACCGCGCCCATGTTCTCGACATGCTCGACGCCGATGCTTTGCGCGCGGTGGTCGCCCTGGAGCGCCCGCACCTGGTGATCCCGGAGATCGAGGCCATCGCCACCGAGGCGCTCGCCGACATCGAGGCCGGGGGAGTGACCGTCGTACCCACGGCAAGGGCCACGCGGCTGACGATGAACCGCGAGGGAATCCGCAGGCTTGCGGCCGAGGAGCTTGGCCTGCCCACCTCGCCATATCGCTTCGTCGACTCGCTCGCCGACCTCGAGGCCGCCGTCGCCGAGGTGGGCGTGCCTTGTGTGGTCAAGCCAGTGATGTCGTCGTCCGGCAAGGGCCAGTCCGTGGTGCGCGAGTCGAGCGACGTGGCGCACGCCTGGGATTACGCCATGGGTGGTGCCAGGGCCGCGGGGACGCGCGTGATCGTCGAGGGCTTTGTCGACTTCGACTACGAGATCACTCAACTCACCGTTCGGCACGCGGGAGGCACCACCTACCTGGACCCGATCGGGCACACCCAGGTCGACGGCGACTATCGCGAGTCCTGGCAACCCCAGCCGATGTCCGATGCGGCGCTCGCGGCCGCGCGGCGGATCGCGGGTGCGGTGACGGAGGCGCTGGGCGGCTGGGGAGTGTTCGGCGTCGAGCTGTTCGTGCGCGGCGACGACGTGCTCTTCTCCGAGGTCTCTCCCCGCCCGCACGACACGGGGCTGGTCACGCTCGTCTCTCAGGACCTCAGCGAGTTCGCCCTGCACGCGCGGGCGATCCTTGGCCTCCCCGTGCACGAGACGCCGTGCGTCCCTGCCGCATCGTGCGCCGTCCTCGCGGAGGGCAGTGGCGTGCCCGTCTTCCACGGCGTTGCCGATGCGCTCGCGGTGGCGGGCACCGACCTGCGCCTCTTCGGCAAGCCCAGGGTCGACGGCCGACGCCGCGTGGGCGTGACGCTCGCGCGCGCCGTGGGCGGGGGCGCTATGGATCACGGCGCCGGTGTCGACGCGGCCAGGGCGACGGCGCGGGCATCGGCCGCGGCGCTGACGGTGGAACTCGCGTGA
- the pyrE gene encoding orotate phosphoribosyltransferase has translation MTLNTPREQLRDLITELAVVRGRVTLSSGKEADYYVDLRRITLHHAAAPLVGHLLLDALEEAGFGPAEVDAVGGLTLGADPVAAALLHAAASRGLELDAFVVRKESKAHGLQRRVEGPDVAGKNVVAVEDTSTTGGSVLTAVEALREAGANVVAVAVIVDRDTGAREKVEAEGLPYLSLYGLADLGLA, from the coding sequence ATGACCTTGAACACTCCTCGCGAGCAATTGCGCGACCTCATCACCGAATTGGCCGTGGTGCGCGGCCGAGTGACGCTGTCCTCCGGCAAGGAGGCCGACTATTACGTCGACCTGCGCCGCATCACCCTGCACCACGCGGCCGCACCGCTCGTGGGTCACCTGCTGCTCGATGCGCTCGAGGAGGCCGGCTTCGGCCCCGCCGAGGTAGACGCCGTGGGTGGCCTGACCCTGGGTGCCGACCCGGTCGCCGCCGCGCTCCTGCATGCGGCCGCCTCGAGGGGGCTCGAGCTCGACGCCTTCGTGGTGCGCAAGGAGTCGAAGGCACACGGCCTCCAGCGCCGCGTCGAGGGGCCCGACGTGGCGGGCAAGAACGTCGTCGCGGTCGAGGACACCTCGACCACAGGCGGCTCGGTCCTGACCGCCGTCGAGGCGCTCCGCGAGGCTGGGGCGAACGTCGTCGCCGTTGCCGTCATCGTCGACAGGGACACGGGTGCGCGAGAGAAGGTCGAGGCCGAGGGCCTGCCGTACCTGTCTCTCTACGGACTCGCGGACCTGGGTTTGGCGTAG
- a CDS encoding VTT domain-containing protein, with translation MLTTMLPTLGPSWLNADTLLNDLIDRYGTWAIVAICAVIIIETGLLFPFLPGDSLLFTAGLFTGTAQIHLPIWAVAAILGGAAFIGPQSGYWIGRVSGPKIFNRPDSRFFKKAYVDRTHAFFERYGGRAIILAQFVPFVRTYIPVAAGVGKMSYPRFVRFNVIGALSWGVGVTMLGYWLGRFAVVKNNIDVALVLVVAVSLIPIAVEWIRHRVDARKVVAALTED, from the coding sequence GTGCTTACCACCATGCTTCCCACACTCGGCCCCAGCTGGCTCAACGCGGACACCCTGCTCAACGACCTCATCGACCGCTACGGCACGTGGGCGATCGTGGCCATTTGCGCGGTGATCATCATCGAGACGGGCCTGCTCTTTCCGTTCCTGCCCGGCGATTCCCTGCTCTTCACCGCAGGCCTCTTCACCGGGACCGCGCAGATTCACCTGCCGATCTGGGCGGTCGCCGCGATCCTCGGCGGGGCCGCGTTCATTGGACCCCAATCCGGCTACTGGATCGGGCGCGTCAGCGGCCCCAAGATCTTCAACCGTCCCGACTCGCGCTTCTTCAAGAAGGCGTACGTAGACCGCACTCACGCGTTCTTTGAGCGCTACGGTGGCCGCGCCATCATCCTCGCGCAGTTCGTGCCCTTCGTGCGCACCTACATTCCCGTCGCGGCGGGCGTCGGCAAGATGTCGTACCCGCGCTTCGTGCGCTTCAACGTCATCGGCGCTCTTTCGTGGGGAGTGGGCGTGACCATGCTCGGCTACTGGCTGGGCCGGTTCGCCGTGGTCAAGAACAACATCGACGTGGCACTCGTGCTGGTGGTCGCCGTCTCGCTCATCCCGATCGCTGTCGAGTGGATTAGGCACCGGGTCGACGCGCGCAAGGTCGTCGCCGCATTGACCGAGGACTAG
- a CDS encoding SDR family NAD(P)-dependent oxidoreductase produces the protein MATALITGASSGLGEEFAWQLASAGRDVVLVARSKDRLSEMAQLLAGATNVAVEVLVADLSTQEGTAAVAARIADKDRPIDLLVNNAGYALKAGFLETDVADEVAALDVMVRAVLVLSHAAAGAMSSRGRGAILNVSSIAGWLGNGTYAAHKAWVTSFTEGLASQLKGTGVSATAVLPGLTHTEFHERAELGDYDELPEFAWLEAEDVVSAALAAVRRRQVLVTPSVRYGALAGIVKVLPRTWVRAAAGRNRV, from the coding sequence GTGGCTACAGCACTCATCACGGGAGCAAGTTCGGGTCTTGGCGAGGAATTCGCTTGGCAATTGGCATCGGCCGGGCGAGACGTCGTCCTCGTGGCGCGCTCCAAAGACAGGCTCTCGGAAATGGCGCAGTTGCTCGCGGGCGCCACGAACGTGGCCGTCGAGGTGCTCGTGGCGGACCTCTCCACGCAGGAGGGAACGGCTGCCGTAGCCGCGCGCATCGCGGACAAGGACCGCCCGATCGACCTCCTCGTGAACAACGCCGGCTACGCACTGAAGGCCGGCTTCCTGGAGACCGACGTCGCCGACGAGGTTGCGGCTCTCGATGTCATGGTGCGTGCGGTCCTCGTCCTCTCTCACGCCGCGGCAGGCGCGATGTCATCGAGGGGCCGAGGGGCGATCCTCAACGTCTCGTCGATCGCGGGTTGGCTGGGCAACGGAACCTACGCGGCGCACAAGGCCTGGGTGACGTCGTTCACCGAGGGCCTCGCCTCTCAACTCAAGGGGACGGGTGTGAGCGCCACTGCGGTGCTGCCTGGCCTCACCCACACCGAGTTCCACGAGCGGGCCGAGCTCGGCGATTACGACGAACTGCCCGAATTCGCGTGGCTCGAGGCCGAGGATGTCGTGAGCGCCGCCCTGGCAGCGGTCCGCCGCAGGCAGGTCCTGGTGACGCCATCTGTGCGCTACGGCGCGCTCGCAGGCATCGTGAAGGTGCTCCCTCGCACGTGGGTGCGGGCGGCGGCGGGCCGCAACCGGGTCTAG